CTGCAAGGACACGCTGCCCAACTGCACTAAGGTGAAGCAGAAGGTAAGCACCCGCCTGGCTGTGACAAGTGACACGAGCTGGCCGGTCTCAGCCACTCcagatttttttggggggtgggggagggggggacacggggatggtGACACCCGCCATGATGCCTCCGCTCCCTCCCCCAGCAACAGAAAGCCGCGCTGCTGAAGAACAGCTCGGCGTTGCAGTCGGTCTCGTTGCGCAATAAAAGTGAGTGGGGTGCGATGTgtcggggggtgggggaggatgggcccccccccccctccatgctGCCTGTCACCGAGGTGTTGGGATAGGGCTGGGTCCCTCTCCTGGCTCTCGGGACATCCCCCGGGAGGGCTGGGGGAtgtgtccctgggggggggatgctgggaggGATGCTGTATCGGGGTGTCCCCCGTGGGTGGTGGGGATGCCGTGCGCAGCCTGAGGGGTGACGGGGGGGGTCGTGGCATTGACTTCCCAGTGTCCCTCCACCTCAGCTGCCATCCGGGAGCGCCCCAATTCGGCTATCTACCCCTCGGAGAGCTTCCGCCAGACACTGCTGGGTCCCCGCCGTGGCCgaccctccctctccctctccaagAGCGTCTCTACCACCAACATCGCAGGGtaggctggggtgggggtggaacgggggggggtgtctgggggCATCCTCAGAGTCACCATCATGTCCCACTCCTCCAGGACATTCAACGATGAGTCTCCCCTGGGGATTCGGCGGATCCTGTCCCAGTCCACAGATTCCCTCAACATGCGCAACCGCACGCTGTCCGTGGAGTCGCTCATCGACGAAGGTGGGGACCCACCGGGGTGGGggacatggggctggggggggatgaCACAGGGTGCAGGGCCAGCCCCCGGCTCTCACCGCCCTCCCGCGCAGGCCCCGATGTCATCCTCAACCAGCTGATGAGTGACTTCGAGACGGACGGGAAGGACTTTGAGGCGGACTCCTGGAGCTTGGCCGTAGACAACAGCtacctgcagcagcacaagatGGACGTCATGAAGCGCCAGGACGTCATCTATGGTGAGCGGCCATGTGGGGATGGCCTGGGCCGGTGGGATACGGGGGGACGGGGTACAACTGTGAGTTGTGAGGGACAGGTTAGGGGGTGCAGGGATGGGTCAGAGCTGCAGGCATGGGGATGCAGAGATGGAGGACATGGGGGTGGTGTAGGGAACACAGGGATGGGTCAGAGATGCAGGGACAGGGATGAAGAGATGGGGTCACGGGGACAGGGAAGGGAACAAAGACACGTCAGAGATGCAGGGAGGGGAATGCagagatggggacatggggacacagggacaggTCAGAGATGGGGGACACAAGGACAGGGGAAGGGACACAGTGATGTGTCAGTGACACAGAgatggggatgcagggatgAGAGACATGGGAATGAGGgtggggatgcagggatgggtCTGAGATGCAGGGGTAGGGGACACAGGGTCAGGGTAGGGGACACAGAgatggggatgcagggatggggacatggggccAGGGATGGGGATGAAGAGATGAGGGACACCCGGAGGCAATGGGGACAGGGCGAGGTGCTGTCGCCCCAGCGCAGAGCCAGGCTGGGACCTGCTGCGGTGGCTGGCCCCCCTCACCCATTCCACCCCACTGCAGAGCTGATCCAGACGGAGATGCACCACGTCCGCACCCTGAAGATCATGGCCAACATGTTCCGCAAGGCCATGCTGGAGGATCTGCAGGTGGATCCGGCCACGGTGCAGAAGATCTTCCCCTGCGTGGACGAGCTGAGCCAGATCCACGAGCGGTTCCTGGCGCAGCTCCTGGAGCGTCGCAGGGAGTCCCTGGCCCACGACAGCAACAAGAACTTCGTCATCAACCGCCTGGGAGACATCCTTGTCAACCAGGTGAGGACGGCGTGGGGCCACCAGAGGCAGTGGGTGCTGTACTCCCCCACCGTACGGGCTCGCTGACATCCCCTTGTCTCCCCCTGCCAAGTTTTCGGGTGCCAGCGCGGAGCAGCTGAAGAAAGCCTACTCTGAGTTCTGCAGCAAGCACACCAAAGCCGTGAAGGAGTACAAGGACCTGCTCGCCCGCGACAAGCGCTTCCAGCAGTTCATCCGGGTGAGCGCCCATCCCTGCACGGCTCCAGAGGCACCCCCAGGATGGGTGTCGGGGTCTCCCTGCGGGGTCTGGGCTTCGTGCCCTGCTGAAAGACTCTTCTGtcagctctgtgcctcagtttcccgaACTGTGTGTCTCCCTAATGCCTCTTAGCATGGTTAATGCCTCTTAGTGTGGTTaacagccggggggggggggcagccacTGCTAATGGGGTGTCCTgtgcttccttctctccttcctccctccctccgacCGGCCAGAGGATGACGCGATCCCCACTGCTCCGACGTCATGGGGTGCCTGAGTGCATCTTGCTGGTGACGCAGAGGATCACCAAGTACCCGGTGCTCATCGAGCGCATTCTGAAGAACTCCAAAGGTAACGGGGCTGGGGGCAAGGGGGCAACATGGGGTGGGGCTGCCCATgctggtggcaggagggaggtTTCCAGCCCTGACGGTGTCCCCCCAACCCTTCATCCCAGACAATGAGGGTGACTCTGTGGACTTGTCACGAGCgctgaagctggtgaaggagcTGATCTCCTCCATCAACGAGGAGGTGCACACGTGCGAGATGAACGCACGGCTGTGGGACGTCTACAGGCGTGTGGATGGCCGTGCCAAAGTGCAGCTGCCATGGGAGAGTCGCGCCGGCGTTTTCGGCAAGGATGAGCTCTTGCGGCGTAAGCTGGTGCACAGCGGCTGCATGCTCTGGAAGACGGCGGCTGGGCGCTTCAAAGGTGGGGACCAGGATGCTGGGGATGGAGATGCCAGGGGATGGGGATACTGGGAGACCAGGGTGCCAAGGAGTGGGATACCAGGGACTGGGGATGCCCAGGGACCAGGTTGCTATGGGATGGAGATACTGGAGCATGGGGATAGTGGGGGACCATGGTGCTATGGGATGGGGGTACtagggtgtcgtggtttaaccccagccagcaactaagcaccatgcagccgctcactcactcccccccatccagtgggatgggggagaaaatcgggaaaaagaagtaaaactcgtgggttgagataagaacggtttaatagaacagaaaagaagaaactaataatgataacaataacactaataaaatgacaacagtagtaataaaaggattggaatgtacaaatgatgcacagggcaattgctcaccacccgccgaccaacacccagccagtccccgagcggcgattccccgcccccacttcccagttcctaaactagatgggacgtcccatggtatggaatacactgttggccagtttgggtcaggtgccctggctatgtcctgtgccaacttcttgtgcccctccagctttctcgcgggctgggcatgagaagctgaaaaatccttgactatagtctaaacactacttagcaacaactgaaaacatcagtgttatcaacattcttcgcatactgaactcaaaacatagcactataccagctactaggaagacagttaattctatcccagctgaaaccaggacacagggcATGGGGATGCCCAGGGACCAGGGTGCCAGGGAATGGGAATGCTAGGGCATGGGGAACCAGGGCATGGGGATGCTCAGGGAGGAGGGTGCCAGGAGATGGGGGTACCAGGGGATTGGAGGTAcctgaggatggggctgccagGGACCACGATGCCAAGGGATGGAAGATGGCAGAGGATGAGGGTATCTGCgtttggggatgctgggggactGGCGTGCCAGGGGATGAGGGTACCTGGCTATGACAATGGCAGGGTACCAGGGTGCCAGGAGATGGGGGAACCAAGGGATTGGAGGTCCCTGGGGATGGAGATGCTAGGGACCAGGGTGACAGGGGCTTGAGGTACTAGAGTATGAGGGTGTCTGTGGAGCAGGGTGCCAGGGCACAGGGGTGCCAGGAGGCCCTCACCCTCCATGGACAAATTTGGGAGCAGCCCAGGGATGATGGGGGCCCTGGGGCTCTGTGGGGTGGGACATGCCACTGCCTTGCACCCACCCCAGCATCTCACATccctgtgctccctcccagATGTCCTGGTGCTGCTGATGACAGATGTCCTCATCTTCCTGCAAGAGAAGGACCAGAAATACACCTTCCCCATGCTGGTGAGCTGatgccgcccgcccccccccacaTCCCGGCCCCTCACCACAGCTGGGATGGCTGCAGCGGCACCGGGACAGCGTTCCTACCCCATCACCTATCTTGCAGGACAAGCCGGCTGTCATCTCCCTGCAAAACCTTATTGTGCGGGATATTGCCAACCAGGAGAAGGGGATGTTCCTGATCAGCGCGGCGCCACCGGAGATGTACGAGGTCCACGCTGCGTCCCGCGACGACCGCAACAACTGGATGAAGGTCATCCAGCAGACGGTCAGCCTGTGAGTgtcagccctggggaggggggggacggaTTTTTGGGGGGTCCTTATGGCCACAGGGTGGAcgatggggagagggaaggtgggCGCAGCTCTGGGTTGGGTCCCCTGAGCCGTGGCAGAATGTgggtggtgggaagggtggACGTGGTGTGATGGGGTTGGGGGGTCCTGGCTCTGACCATGTCCTCCCATCCCTTCCAGCTGCCCCAGCCGCCAGGACTTTCCCCTGATCGAGACAGAGATCGAAGCATCCTTACGCAAGCTGAAAGGTGGGTGCTGCTGTCACAGGAGTCCCcatcccccccatccctgcttgTCGCCCCCCACCTCTGCTCATCCTCTCCCTGCTCCGCAGACCGTATCCTGCAACACGATCGGAAGATCACGGcgctgctggaggagaaggtgggGCTCTTCGCCGACATGCTCGCCCTGGCCAGTGGCTGTGAGGAGCCCTCGCCTACCCTGGCCCCCCGTACCCTCTTCCACTCCGACTCGGTTGAGGGTTCCCGAGGGGAAAAGCTGATGCATGACGCCATCCGGGAAGGTACGGTTGCTCCAGGATGGCGATGCTCCAGatggggcacggggctgggctggggtccCCCCAGCAGTGTGGGGCTCATCCTGCACTTCCCCACAGTGGAGTGCCTGAAGGAGATATTCACTGGTGCTGGACGTGACCGGGACCAGAATAACCTCGCCGAGGCCGAGAGCTGCCCTAGCCCTGGCGCCAGCAGTAAGATGGGGGACGGGGGATGCATGCCGGCCAGGGAAGGGGGCTGCGCCTGGCTTGGGGTCCCCAGAGACCGCAGTGGGGCTCACcccctgcttctccctgcaGACGGTGATGCTGGCAGCTTCAACGGCTCCCTGGAGTTTTGCAGGGCGGATTCAGATGCCGGGCAGCGGGTGAGTGCGGTGGCGGGGGACACAGGCGGGACACCCCCACCCTGTGCCAGGGCCACTGTGGTGTCACTGTTCTCTCTCTGTAGGATGGGAATGGCaaccagctcctgcagaaggTACCCCAGGAGGTAAggggggatgggatgggggagagaccCGGCTCCCTCCCTGCGGTGCCagtgtgcctcagtttccccaccccGGTTCACCAGGGGTTCACCATCccatcctctcctccccaggagATCAACCAGCGGCTGGTGAACCTCTACACCCTCCTGCATGGGCTCCAGGTTGGTGGCACcatgctgcagggaggaggaggacggggaTAGCCGGGGACAAGCCGGCATCCTCCCTGCCCgcacctccctgcctgcatcccccctGCTTACATCCCCCTCCCTGCACTCCCCTGCCTACGtccccctgcctgcatccccctgcctgcatccccctccCTGCACTCCCCTGCTTACATCTGCCAACATGCATCCCCCTGCCCACATCcatccccctgcctgcacctccctgcctgcattCCCCCTGCCTACATCCCCTCCCTGCATGCCCCTGCCTAcatcaccctgcctgcagccctctgCCTACGTACATCCCTGTGCCTACATACATCCCCCCGCCTACATCCATCCCCCTGCCTGCATGCCCCTGCCTACATGTATCCCCCTGCCTACTTACATCCTACATCCTCCTGCCTACGTACAACCCCCTGCCTATGTCCCCCTGCCCACACCCCTGCCCGCCTCCCCGCAGGCGGTGGTGAGCCAGCAGGACAcgctgctggagctgcagctgcaggagggtCCGGAGAAGCCATCCCGCCGCGGTTCCCAACCGGCCCCGGCCGAGCCGGCAGCACGAACGGGCGAGAAACCAGGTACCACggagctggcactgctgcagcgGCAACAcgggctgctgcaggaggagctgggccgctgccggcagctctgccaggagcGGGCGCAGGAAGCGGCAGCCCTGGAGACGAGGCTGCGGGACAGCGAGCAGGAGCGTGCCCGGCTGGAGCGCGAGCTGGACGAGGCCCGGCGGCAGCTGGGTGTCCTGCGGCAGGAGGGTGGCACGCGGGGACGTCGCGGGGCCGATCCGCGGCGGAGGAGTCTCCCGGCCGGAGATGCGCTCTATCTCAGCTTCACGCCACCCCAGGTAGTAAAGGAGGATGGGCTCATGCGTGGCATGAGTGTGTCTGGCCTCAGCCCGTCTGGTtaggggtgcagggagggggtagcaggagaaaaaagatgTGCTCATGCATGGCACGAGTGCATCTGGCCTCAGctcatccagctctggggtctggggaggcagggaaggggggaagatGCACTCATGCATGACATGAGGGCATCTGGCCTCAGCCCACCTGGGTTTGGGGTGCAGGAAGCCAGCAGTGGTGGGGGTTAAAGATGTGTTCATGCATGGCATGAGTGCATCCAGCCTCAGCCCACCTGGGTTTGGGGCCTAGGGTAGGGGGAAGATGCACTTATGCATGACATGAGTGTGTTCAGCCTCAGCTGATCGGGCTTTGGGGCCTCaggaggtggtggggaggggggtggatgCACTCATGCATGATAGGAGCTGGTCCAACCCCAGCGGacctgggtttgggggggtgaggggaggcaGTGGGCAGGGGTGTGGGGTGTTTGGCATGTGTGAAAGATGCACTCATGCATGACATGAGCGTGTTCAGCCTCAGCCCCCGcatgtttggggggggggggcacgggggctCAGACCTgaccacccccccacacctccctcTCAGCAGCTGAGCCACGGCCCCCACCCTGCCAGCCTCTCCTACCACCACCCTGCCTTCGCCCCCTGCCCTCAGGAGGAGCTGGATTACCGGGGGGTCGATCCCGACCAGCTGCGGGAAGGCGAGGACGCCCTGGATGCGCTCCTGGAGGATGAGGGTTTGGGGAGCCGCcactccccccccgccagcccccgaGGTGGGTCCCCGGGAttggggagggggtgcaggAGCTGGTCCTGGGCACCCGCTGTTCCTGGGAAGGGGGGGTTTAATCTGGTGTTTTCCCATAGATTTCCTGAGGATGCAGGATATTCCCGAGGAGGTGGAGAGCAGCCAGGAGCTGAAGGAGGGCGATGGGGGCTCATCGGACAGTTAGGGAATGGCTCCAgcccctcccggcccccccagcacctcatAATTATGCCCCCCCCCAAAGGAGATGCTGGGGGCAGGATCCGGCTGTGGGGGGGTTGGGGACAGCGAGATGGGGGGCACCTGGGGGTGGTGTGGGGAGCTGCTATTCCCATGGGAGCCTTATGGGGCTGGGTGGGTCCGgttgccccctcccctcctccaagctggtgggggtgggggggtgggcagtGGTTTGGGACTGGTGTTCCCCCCCTTCTCTGcctggatttatttatttattttgttgtcttggggtgggaggaggcagctggggcaggggggtccTGGTctgtcccagggctgggcagcgTGCAGCCCCCTGGGACAGCAGTGATGTCCCCAGTGGGGGTGAGCCTGTCTCTACCAAAGCtcgccccccaccccggctttggggggctgcccagggagggtGCTGGGACAGTTTTAATCGGTTGGTTGGTTCCCCTCGgtttaactgtaaaaaaaaagaaggaaaaaaaaaaaaaaggagaaagaaaaaaaaaaattggaaaataattaaaaagaccaGTTTGGACCCAAAGTGTGTaggtggggggctgggggggggggggcagggggcagagcccagaggggaggaggtgggctgcgggcagggccggATCCAGGCACCcgacgtggggacagcagggacatGAAGCGAGAGGCCGGAGTGCTGCAGTCGTGGCGTGCAGTGAGTGCGTGGGGTCTCAGCCGTGCAGCGAGTGCGTCAGGTCTCAAGGCCGCACCTGCATCCATCAGTGTGCCCCTGCCCCGTGGTGGGAGAACAGTGGCGGGTGTCTGTCCCCCCGCCTGTCCCTGTGTTGTCCCCTTGGGGTGAGCTGACCGTGTCCGTTGTCAGCCGGCTGCTCTTTGCACGGTGCCTGACGCCAGGGTGATGGGCGCCCACCACTGGGGTgcccggggctggggaagggggtggcGGGGATGGGTTTCCCACCTCTCACGGGGAAGACGGTGAGCAGGAGGTCCCCGGGGAGGTGACGGGACAAGCCCGGGCTGGGTGCGAGCCAGCCCCGGGCGTGGGGAGGCGACGGGGCGGAGGACGCGCACCCAAGGCGCCCGCACCCACACGCCTCTGACGCTCCAGCACCCGCACCCGCCCCGGCCTGGCGGGGGGTAGGGGGTCCTGGGGAGTCCTCCCCCCTGCCACCATGAAGCGGAtgttctcctgctccagctcgCAGGTGGCGGTGAgtcctggcccccccccccatgccggggggggaccccagccTGTCCGAGGGTTGGGcacccccttcccacccccgtGGATGGGGATAACACCCAGCCTTGGTGCCCTGCAAGCACCCACGAGCGCTGTCATGGTGCCCGGGTGGGTCTGGGTGGGGGCTGCAGCCACATTTGGGGTGAAGGGATGCTGTGACCCCCCTGCTGCCAGCCGGCCCTGTGTGCCCGGTCCCAAACCCCATCCAGCCATGGTGCTCAGTGCTGGTCCTGCTCCAATGCCAGCTGCAATCCCGACCCCAATCCCAACCCCGATGCCAGCTGCAAACCTGACCCCAATCCCAACCCCAGTCTCGGCTCCGATGCCGTCCCAGATGCCGTCTGCAATCCTGACCACGATGCCGGCTGCAGTCCTGACCCTAATCCCAACCCCGATGCCGGCTGCAATCCCAACCCCAATCCCGACCCCAGTCCCAACCCCGATGCTGGCTGCAATCCCAACCCCAGTCCCAACCCCAGTCTCGGCTCCGATGGCGGCTGCAATCCCGACCCTGACGCCCCGATGCTCGGCTGCGATCCTGGCCCCAGCGCTTAACCCCAGACCTGGCCCCGCTGCGGGTCCCGACACCCAGCCCGGGCCCTGGTCCTGGTCCCAGTGCTTGGTCCCAGTGCTTGGTCCCGGTGCCCACCCACGCCCCGCACCATGGTGGAGCCCGGCACGGCGGCAGCCCGACAAACCAGCCGGGCAGGCACAGGCAGGTACACGCTCGCCTGCCTTGCCTCACCTTCCCCGGCTGGTGACCAGGGCCGGGCTCTGTGAGGATTTGGGGTCCCCAGCGCCCCATCCCTGATGGAGCACTCCAACAagtagggaaactgaggcacggctCTGCACCGTTGCAGGGGGAGGCACTTGGTGCGGGGGCACGTCCCAAAAGAGGGGtcagccccacagcacagcctctgCCATGGCCCTTCTGCCTGGAGaacctgtgcctcagtttccccttgcTGCTcggtggggcagggtggggggtcccATCCCTGCAGCTTCCCCCCGGAGCtgcttgcccccccccccccaggttgaGAGCTGGAACAAGCAGGACCAGAAGCTTTTGGAAGCGGTGGAGAAGGGCGACGTGGGCAGGGTGTCCGCCCTCGCCTCCCGCAAAACAGCCCGGCCCGCCAAGCTCAACGCCATGGGGCAATCTGCGTATGTCAACcccgggtggggggggacacacgggggTCCCCGGGGAGGTGGGGTGGCGGATGGGGACCTCGGTGGCAGCCACCTCTCACCCTCATCCAGCTTCCACCTGGCTGCATCCAAGGGTCTCACTGAGTGCCTGACGCTGCTGCTGGCCCACGGGGCCCCCATTAACGAGAAAAATGATGACGGTAAGTGGCGGACACCATGGGGACACCTCCTGGCGTAcgggagggggggacacagccaagTCTGAGCCAGGACAGGGTCCGGTCCCTGTGTCCCCTTCGGGTGATGGCAAAGGGCTGAGCATAGACCCGCACCCCAAGGCACCGAGCCCCAGGGCAACAGCCTGTCCTGCCGTGCTGGGGCAAGAGGTCCCCAAGGCGAGATGTCCCCTGGGAGGGGGGGTATCCCTGCTGGCCgggtcccccgtgtccccctcgGCTGCCGGTGCCCAGCCCGCAGGTCTCTTGCAGGCAGCACCGCTCTGCATCTGGCCACCATCGCCTGCCAGCCCCAGTGCGTCAAGGTCCTGCTGCAGGTACGAGCcctgctggggatggggacagggacagggacagggacaaggatggggatggtgatgcagaggaagatgaggaTGGAGCTGGGGATGAGGACAGGGATGAGGAGAGGGGTGCAGAGGGGGATGCGGATGGAGCTGGGGATGGAGCTAGGGATGGTGATAGGAATAAGGATGGGGACAAGGAGaggcatggggatggggacaggggtggAGGCAGgggtgaggatgaggatgggaatagggctggggaggggcagggcaggactCCAGGTCCTGTCCCCAGCTCGGCGAGGGTCTCTGCCCACTGTCATGCCCCCCCAGTATGGTGCCAACGAGAGCCATGTGGATGGGCAGAACCGAACCCCCCTGCACTGGGCTGGTGAGTGCTGGGGGTCCCCAAACCAGGCTGGGATGGGCGGGGTAGCACTGAAGGCTTATATGGGGGAGGCCcacctgaccccccccccaagagaGCCATCCCCCTGTGTTGACACGGCCCCCCCGCAGCCTCCTCGGGCTGTGCCTCCAgcgtgctgctgctctgtgacCATGAGGCCCTCCTGGATGCCACTGACGCTGTGAGTGGGGACCATggtggggggtggcagggggtggcaggggacGGTGGGGGCTGACGGGCATCTcacgtccccccccccagcatgggCAGACCCCCCTGATGCTGGCGGCGCGGGGGAACCACGCTGCCATCTGCGCCCAGCTCCTGCAGCGAGGGGCCGACCCCAACCTGGCTGACAAGGACAAGAAGTGAGTGGccgtggggacagggggacactTGTAGGACAATTGGGGGTGATGGGAAGGggctctctgctctgcccccATGCCCGGGGCGATGGCTCGATGGCTCTGCTCCATGGGGATGCTGGAGATGCCCCATGCAAAGGCAGCTCCTGTGCTGTCCCCTGCCCCcaagggacccaggtgtccatGGAAAGTCATGGCTGTGGAGAGCGGTCTCCAGGGAGAGGGGGGAATGGGGTGGGGAAGGATCTGTGCCATTGTGTCACCGTGCCATCATGTCACTGTGTCTCTGTGCACCCGTGGCACCGTGCCACTGCGCCACACCATGCCGTCATGCACCGTGCCACCATGCCACCGTTCCCACAGGACCGCCCTGATGCTGGCCTGCGAGCACCACAGCCTGGAGTCGgccgagctgctgctgagccatgGGGCCGTCGTGGGGGATGAGGACTGCTGGCACTACGGCGGACAGACCCCCAGCCGTGTGCTCCGGCGGCTCCTGCGCAGCGCCCGCGGTGAGGGGAGAGGTGAGCCCCCACCCGCTATCGCTCCCACCCACCATCACCCATATGGCCTTGCCTGGTTGCTTGTTTTAGGGcgaaaaaagggaaaaaggggattgtttcttttcctcctggcagAGAACGGTGCTGGCTGTGCCGGGGACCCTGCGCCGCAGGTGGGAAGCCAGGGAGAGGGGACCCTGGGCAGCGacagtgaggaggaggatgaggagggtgaagagcagcaggacaggTCCGATGCCTGGCGGGTGCAACGGCTGCAGGCACGTCTGGCGAGGAAGACGCGGGAATGCCAGCGGCTGGCGGCCACCACCGCCAGCATCCGGCAGCAGGTGCGGGAGCTGGCACGGCTCCTGCCCGGGTACAAAGCCAGGGACGGGACGGAGGATGAGGATGGTGCCTGCCTGACTCTCCTGGCCCAGCACGTGGGGGAGCTGAGGAAGAGGATGCTGGCCGAGGGGGATGGAGGACACCAAACCATGGCACAGCTTGATGGTGATGATGGGGTGCCAGCGCTGGCCCCGTTCCTGACCTGGCTGGGGGACGAGTGTACCAAGATGCAGGCGGCGAAGGCGAGTGCTTTCACCCGGAGCAAGGGGCTGCggaaggaggtggaggaagcCCTGCGGAGCAAACTGCACTACGAGGTGGTGTCGGCCGACGCCGTCCGGAGGAGCTTGGCAGCTTGGGAGAAAATGGtggtggggctggagcagaCCCTGAGCCGCGCCGATGAGACCCACACCAAGATGCTTCAGGGATCCCGCATCCTCCTGGAAAATCTCCAGCGGGAGCCGGTGCGGCCGCTTGCCGGAACGGCACCTTGCCAGTGCCCGGTGAACGGCACGGAGCCGGCTGTGGGTGGGAAGAGCCAAGAGGAGCTGCCGAGGGAGGGTGGGAACTTGGAGAAGGAGATGCTGGAGCTGAAGGAGAGCAACGGGATGCTCCTGGGGGAGCTGGCCCGGCTGGGCCGTGAGCGGGAGcggctgcaggaggagctgcgggggctgcgggagcAGGACCCCGATGCTGAACCGGTGGCGGAAGGTGCCGGAGCAGCCGCCCTGGCCCGGGCGCTGGCGGCCaagagggaggaggtggtgaggcTGCGGCGGAGGTTGGCAGGGCAGCGGCGGGAGCTGGCGGCGCTGCGGGATGGGGTGGGCAAGCGGGTGCAGGAGGCAGCCGGTGATGCCAGTGCCGGCATCCTGCGGGAGCTGCACCTCAAGCTGGATGGGCTGGTGAGGTCCCAGCATGAGGCCTTGCAACTCGTTGCAGAGATGGAGGGTGAGGGTACCCCGGGTGAAGGAGCTCCCCATAGCGATGGGGATGGTGGGGCTGGGCTACTGGCCGAGATGGAGGATGCACTGGGTGAACTGGTCGAGGAGCTGGGGACGGCGTCAGGTCCCCGCGTGCCGCAGCTGCTGGAGCGGCTCGCCGGCACCACCGCCACCCTGCGCGGCTGGGCATTCCTCGGGGAGCAGCGGGAGCAGCCGGGGGCCGAGGCCGAGCGCTGGCAGGTGGCGGCGGCAGAGGAGAAGCGAGCAAAGGAGGCAGCGGTGGCCCAGGCAGCCGAGCGGGAGCGGGAGGCACGGGAGCTGCGGGAGAAGGCCGAGGGGCTGGAGCGGAGCGTGGGGAGCCTGCGGGCGAGGGTGGGCGAGCTCTCCAGGGCCTGCCGGGACAAGGAGGGGAAGGTAAGGACCAGGAGGGCCTGGGACATGGGCTGGCGGGGACAGGGGCCCCTTCCCATCACCATCCCCATCAT
This genomic interval from Buteo buteo chromosome 11, bButBut1.hap1.1, whole genome shotgun sequence contains the following:
- the ANKRD35 gene encoding ankyrin repeat domain-containing protein 35 isoform X2, with protein sequence MKRMFSCSSSQVAVESWNKQDQKLLEAVEKGDVGRVSALASRKTARPAKLNAMGQSAFHLAASKGLTECLTLLLAHGAPINEKNDDGSTALHLATIACQPQCVKVLLQYGANESHVDGQNRTPLHWAASSGCASSVLLLCDHEALLDATDAHGQTPLMLAARGNHAAICAQLLQRGADPNLADKDKKTALMLACEHHSLESAELLLSHGAVVGDEDCWHYGGQTPSRVLRRLLRSARGEGRENGAGCAGDPAPQVGSQGEGTLGSDSEEEDEEGEEQQDRSDAWRVQRLQARLARKTRECQRLAATTASIRQQVRELARLLPGYKARDGTEDEDGACLTLLAQHVGELRKRMLAEGDGGHQTMAQLDGDDGVPALAPFLTWLGDECTKMQAAKASAFTRSKGLRKEVEEALRSKLHYEVVSADAVRRSLAAWEKMVVGLEQTLSRADETHTKMLQGSRILLENLQREPVRPLAGTAPCQCPVNGTEPAVGGKSQEELPREGGNLEKEMLELKESNGMLLGELARLGRERERLQEELRGLREQDPDAEPVAEGAGAAALARALAAKREEVVRLRRRLAGQRRELAALRDGVGKRVQEAAGDASAGILRELHLKLDGLVRSQHEALQLVAEMEGEGTPGEGAPHSDGDGGAGLLAEMEDALGELVEELGTASGPRVPQLLERLAGTTATLRGWAFLGEQREQPGAEAERWQVAAAEEKRAKEAAVAQAAEREREARELREKAEGLERSVGSLRARVGELSRACRDKEGKMKKLLAETEKLSAEVLGLRGQSARLQLQLEVQQKNHRDIVAVYRTHLLNAAQGFMDEGVHAMLLRILRMDK
- the ANKRD35 gene encoding ankyrin repeat domain-containing protein 35 isoform X1 yields the protein MALLPGEPVPQFPLAARWGRVGGPIPAASPRSCLPPPPQVESWNKQDQKLLEAVEKGDVGRVSALASRKTARPAKLNAMGQSAFHLAASKGLTECLTLLLAHGAPINEKNDDGSTALHLATIACQPQCVKVLLQYGANESHVDGQNRTPLHWAASSGCASSVLLLCDHEALLDATDAHGQTPLMLAARGNHAAICAQLLQRGADPNLADKDKKTALMLACEHHSLESAELLLSHGAVVGDEDCWHYGGQTPSRVLRRLLRSARGEGRENGAGCAGDPAPQVGSQGEGTLGSDSEEEDEEGEEQQDRSDAWRVQRLQARLARKTRECQRLAATTASIRQQVRELARLLPGYKARDGTEDEDGACLTLLAQHVGELRKRMLAEGDGGHQTMAQLDGDDGVPALAPFLTWLGDECTKMQAAKASAFTRSKGLRKEVEEALRSKLHYEVVSADAVRRSLAAWEKMVVGLEQTLSRADETHTKMLQGSRILLENLQREPVRPLAGTAPCQCPVNGTEPAVGGKSQEELPREGGNLEKEMLELKESNGMLLGELARLGRERERLQEELRGLREQDPDAEPVAEGAGAAALARALAAKREEVVRLRRRLAGQRRELAALRDGVGKRVQEAAGDASAGILRELHLKLDGLVRSQHEALQLVAEMEGEGTPGEGAPHSDGDGGAGLLAEMEDALGELVEELGTASGPRVPQLLERLAGTTATLRGWAFLGEQREQPGAEAERWQVAAAEEKRAKEAAVAQAAEREREARELREKAEGLERSVGSLRARVGELSRACRDKEGKMKKLLAETEKLSAEVLGLRGQSARLQLQLEVQQKNHRDIVAVYRTHLLNAAQGFMDEGVHAMLLRILRMDK